The following coding sequences are from one Gossypium hirsutum isolate 1008001.06 chromosome A12, Gossypium_hirsutum_v2.1, whole genome shotgun sequence window:
- the LOC107887723 gene encoding uncharacterized protein: MAASYHARSNSLPSRQHPIVSQIDENLNRLRASQSASTSSSIGPNLSGLQDLHECVDVLLQFPLTQQALAQDKQREMVEEILDGSLLLLDVCTTAKDALLQTKECTQELQSILRRRRGAEGLANEFRKYLTSRKAMKRAICKALKNLKHIQNKLSTPGENGAVISILRDVEAITISVLESILSFISGPAAESKSSRWPLVSKLMHQKKVMCEEEQKANEILSAEAAVRSCIKSVKRVENVQKELQSSELSIQDLEEGLETLSRRMIKTRVTVLNIISC, translated from the coding sequence ATGGCAGCCTCTTACCATGCTCGATCAAACAGCTTACCCTCAAGGCAACACCCCATCGTTTCACAAATCGACGAGAACTTGAACCGATTGAGGGCATCTCAATCAGCCTCTACATCATCATCCATAGGCCCCAATCTAAGTGGTCTTCAGGATTTGCATGAATGTGTTGATGTATTGCTTCAATTTCCCCTCACCCAACAAGCTCTCGCCCAAGATAAGCAAAGGGAAATGGTTGAAGAGATTTTGGATGGATCTCTCCTGCTCTTGGATGTATGTACCACTGCTAAGGATGCCTTGTTGCAGACAAAGGAATGCACACAAGAGCTTCAATCAATTTTGCGCAGAAGACGTGGAGCCGAAGGGCTTGCTAATGAGTTTAGGAAATACTTGACATCTAGGAAAGCCATGAAAAGGGCAATCTGCAAGGCCTTAAAGAACTTGAAGCATATACAGAATAAACTCAGTACTCCTGGCGAGAATGGAGCTGTGATTAGCATCTTAAGAGATGTAGAAGCAATTACCATCAGCGTGCTAGAATCCATATTGTCCTTTATTTCAGGGCCAGCGGCAGAATCAAAATCGAGCCGTTGGCCGCTGGTTTCGAAGCTAATGCACCAGAAGAAAGTAATGTGCGAGGAAGAACAGAAAGCAAATGAAATTTTGAGTGCTGAAGCTGCAGTGCGTTCCTGCATCAAATCCGTGAAGCGTGTCGAGAACGTGCAAAAGGAGCTTCAAAGCTCAGAGTTGAGCATCCAAGATCTTGAAGAGGGCCTTGAAACCCTCTCCAGGCGTATGATCAAAACTAGAGTTACTGTTCTTAATATCATCAGCTGTTAA
- the LOC121210836 gene encoding uncharacterized protein gives MAATRSNSFPRSSRQHPLATEVNEHLNRLRASKEASTSSSSISHKLNGFQDLYDCVVKFLQLPLSRHALAHECADELLDGSLRLLDLCSTTKDIVLQTKESASELQSTLRRRKIGEAKIVSEVRKYMSSKKVSKKTIHKALGNLKVIQRKNTVSPSETVSMLKEIETVTCSMFEDLLSLISGPKPGSWLSVSKLLHQRRIACEDAGRNVNGFEKADVALKSFGITKSEIINLEMQNQLKDLELFIQDLEDGLECLFRCMIKARVSLLNILTL, from the coding sequence atggcagCCACTCGATCCAACAGTTTCCCCCGCTCATCTAGACAACACCCACTAGCAACAGAAGTTAATGAGCATTTGAATAGATTGAGGGCTTCTAAAGAGGCATCTACTTCATCATCATCAATAAGCCATAAACTAAATGGCTTTCAAGATTTGTATGATTGTGTTGTTAAGTTCCTTCAGTTGCCTCTGTCCCGCCATGCTTTAGCCCACGAATGTGCTGATGAGTTGTTGGATGGTTCTCTTAGACTCCTCGACCTTTGCAGCACTACTAAAGATATTGTGCTGCAAACAAAAGAAAGCGCAAGTGAACTTCAATCGACTTTGCGTCGAAGGAAAATCGGTGAAGCCAAGATCGTAAGTGAAGTGAGGAAATACATGAGCTCCAAGAAAGTTTCCAAAAAGACTATCCACAAGGCATTGGGAAACTTGAAGGTCATACAAAGGAAAAACACAGTCTCACCTTCAGAAACTGTTAGCATGCTGAAGGAGATTGAAACAGTGACTTGTTCTATGTTTGAGGATTTGTTATCTCTCATCTCCGGACCAAAGCCTGGAAGTTGGTTATCAGTTTCGAAACTATTGCATCAAAGAAGAATAGCGTGCGAAGATGCTGGAAGAAACGTGAATGGATTCGAAAAGGCTGATGTTGCTTTGAAATCCTTCGGAATAACCAAGTCTGAGATCATAAATCTTGAGATGCAAAACCAGCTAAAAGACTTGGAGCTATTTATTCAAGATCTTGAAGATGGACTTGAATGCCTCTTCAGGTGTATGATCAAAGCAAGAGTCTCGCTTCTTAACATCCTTACCCTGTAA
- the LOC121211354 gene encoding uncharacterized protein produces the protein MDVCINNDNSNVQRWQLQQQLAYNHAIMHKHASDRASQLKHAIVQGELLLLAGFLVAASMSFSLPPLPIFAGENYNIWAVKMRTYLQARDLWNMVQNDTEPPPLRANPTIAQIRQYNEDCSKKYKAMSCLQSGVLDVIFTRIMACDSPKQAWDKLKEEFQGSEKTRQQQLINLRRDFENLRMKESETVKQYADRIMATVNNIRLLGDDFSDQKVVEKVITTLPEKYESKISSLEDSRDLSTIPLTDLINALYAQEQRRANRMESILREPFKPEAEKAQTRAPASMARSLGQKRRTKARKKPPKESFHLVLIARRPITLKNTAGTSLTFSVEGANSLDTLKRCVKTKQNHSYTIRFKLRLLKMLKHRKSISSKLLVLQARARSMFKELDTTFVTKVRIRNGELIEAKGKGKAVIGTKSGNKTISELLEKGYSLIFEGKVCVIKDAVDQVLATVAMSDRSFTLDVNQLEPKTHMAQADESSLWHRRLGHVNYKSLGLLHKMSLVEDMSCIEPKKDVCEV, from the exons ATGGATGTATGCATTAATAATGATAACAGCAATGTTCAAAGGTGGCAACTACAGCAGCAACTTGCATACAACCATGCAATCATGCACAAGCATGCAAGTGACCGAGCATCACAGCTGAAGCATGCTATTGTCCAAGGA GAGCTGTTGTTGTTGGCCGGTTTTTTAGTTGCTGCAAGTATGAGCTTCTCACTACCACCACTACCTATTTTTGCTGGTGAAAATTACAACATCTGGGCTGTGAAAATGAGGACATACCTACAGGCACGTGACCTGTGGAACATGGTCCAAAATGACACTGAGCCACCTCCCCTAAGAGCAAACCCAACCATTGCTCAGATTAGGCAGTATAATGAAGATTGTTCAAAGAAGTACAAGGCCATGTCATGCCTTCAAAGTGGAGTTTTAGATGTGATCTTCACAAGGATAATGGCCTGTGACAGTCCAAAGCAGGCATGGGACAAActcaaggaggagtttcaaggatcTGAGAAGACTAGGCAACAGCAACTAATAAACCTGAGAAGAGACTTTGAGAATCTGAGGATGAAGGAGTCAGAGACTGTCAAGCAGTATGCTGACAGGATAATGGCCACTGTCAACAACATAAGATTGCTTGGGGATGATTTCAGTGACCAAAAGGTAGTTGAAAAAGTCATAACAACCCTGCCAGAGAAGTATGAATCAAAGATCTCTTCCTTGGAGGACTCGAGGGACCTATCAACTATTCCATTGACAGATTTGATAAATGCTCtctatgcacaagagcaaagaagagcaaacAGAATGGAGAGTATTCTGAGGGAGCCTTTCAAGCCAGAGGCAGAGAAGGCTCAAACTCGAGCTCCAGCTTCAATGGCAAGAAGCCTTGGACAAAAAAGAAGGACAAAGGCAAGAAAGAAGCCACCAAAAGAAAGTTTCCACCTTGTGCTCATTGCAAGAAGACCAATCACCTTGAAAAATACTGCTGGTACAAGCCTGACATTCAGTGTAGAGGGTGCAAACAGCTTGGACACATTGAAAAGGTGtgtaaaaacaaaacaaaaccacaGTTACACCATCAGATTCAAGCTCAGACTGCTGAAGATGTTAAAGCACAGGAAGAGCATATCTTCAAAGCTTCTTGTGTTGCAAGCTCGAGCAAG AAGCATGTTCAAGGAGCTAGACACCACATTTGTGACCAAAGTCAGAATAAGGAATGGTGAGCTCATAGAGGCCAAAGGCAAAGGCAAGGCTGTAATAGGCACAAAGTCAGGAAACAAAACTATCTCTGAG TTACTTGAGAAGGGTTACTCTCTCATTTTTGAAGGCAAGGTGTGTGTAATCAAAGATGCTGTCGACCAAGTGTTAGCAACAGTAGCCATGAGTGATCGAAGTTTCACTTTGGATGTAAATCAGCTAGAGCCAAAGACACATATGGCTCAGGCTGATGAGTCAAGTTTGTGGCATAGGAGGCTAGGCCATGTGAACTACAAGTCACTTGGCTTACTGCACAAAATGAGCCTGGTAGAAGACATGTCCTGCATTGAGCCAAAGAAGGATGTGTGTGAAGTCTGA